Proteins from a genomic interval of Sphingobium sp. KCTC 72723:
- a CDS encoding metal/formaldehyde-sensitive transcriptional repressor, protein MSHLHTDDALLKRVRRIAGQVTAIERALISEKDCATTLHLVAATRGAMNGLMDAIIESHVREHVARPDLSDDDRAAGAEQLIAAIRRYSK, encoded by the coding sequence ATGTCTCACTTGCATACTGATGACGCCCTTCTGAAACGCGTCCGGCGCATCGCCGGGCAAGTCACCGCGATCGAGCGAGCGCTGATTTCAGAGAAGGATTGCGCTACCACTCTTCACCTGGTTGCGGCGACGCGAGGCGCGATGAACGGCCTCATGGACGCGATTATTGAATCGCACGTTCGCGAGCATGTCGCCCGGCCTGATCTATCCGACGACGATCGCGCCGCTGGGGCGGAGCAGCTCATCGCCGCGATCCGCCGCTACTCCAAATAG